In a single window of the Novosphingobium sp. IK01 genome:
- the argH gene encoding argininosuccinate lyase, with amino-acid sequence MWGGRFAAGPSAIMREINASIPFDKALWRQDIAASKAHVAMLGQQGIVSHEDAALIAQGLDTVAGEYEAHGVPEDWDLEDIHMTTENRLAELIGPAAGRLHTARSRNDQVATDFRLWVRDAMDQMDAGLLALQIALVTRAGEHAASIMPGFTHLQTAQPVTLGHHLMAYYEMIARDRSRFADARARMNRSPLGAAALAGTGFPIDRFHTAAALGFDGPTDNSLDSVSDRDFALDYLMAAAQCSLHLSRLAEEFIIWASQPFGFVTLPDSLSTGSSIMPQKKNPDAAELVRGHSGRIVGCLTSLMITMKGLPLAYSKDMQDDKPPVFEAASLLALSVAAMTGMVAEARFRTERMRGAAELGYATATDLADWLVRQANIPFREAHHITGSAVKLAESRGIALDQLSLEDLKAIDTRIDERVYAALSVEASVAARCSHGGTAPAEVRKRVAQAREALGLHGFALEE; translated from the coding sequence ATGTGGGGCGGGCGTTTCGCCGCCGGGCCTTCGGCCATCATGCGCGAGATTAACGCCTCGATTCCCTTCGACAAGGCGCTTTGGCGGCAGGACATCGCCGCGTCAAAGGCGCATGTGGCGATGCTGGGCCAGCAGGGCATCGTTTCGCACGAGGACGCGGCGCTGATCGCGCAGGGGCTCGATACCGTCGCGGGCGAATATGAAGCCCATGGCGTGCCCGAGGACTGGGACCTCGAAGACATCCACATGACCACCGAAAACCGTCTGGCCGAGCTGATCGGCCCGGCTGCCGGGCGCCTGCACACCGCGCGCAGCCGCAACGACCAGGTGGCCACCGATTTTCGCCTGTGGGTGCGCGATGCGATGGACCAGATGGATGCCGGGCTGCTGGCGCTCCAGATCGCGCTGGTCACCCGCGCGGGCGAACATGCCGCCAGCATCATGCCCGGCTTCACCCATCTCCAGACCGCCCAGCCCGTCACGCTCGGCCATCACCTGATGGCCTATTACGAGATGATCGCGCGCGACCGCTCGCGCTTTGCCGATGCCCGCGCGCGGATGAACCGCTCGCCGCTGGGCGCCGCCGCGCTGGCCGGAACCGGCTTCCCGATCGACCGCTTCCACACCGCCGCCGCGCTCGGCTTCGACGGGCCGACCGACAACAGCCTCGATTCGGTCTCGGACCGCGACTTCGCGCTCGATTACCTGATGGCCGCCGCGCAGTGCTCGCTCCACCTTTCGCGGCTGGCCGAGGAATTCATCATCTGGGCCAGCCAGCCCTTCGGCTTCGTGACCCTGCCCGACAGTCTTTCGACCGGCAGTTCGATCATGCCGCAGAAGAAGAACCCCGATGCCGCCGAACTGGTGCGCGGCCATTCGGGCCGGATCGTGGGCTGCCTGACCAGCCTGATGATCACCATGAAGGGCCTGCCGCTGGCCTATTCCAAGGACATGCAGGACGACAAGCCGCCGGTCTTCGAGGCGGCCAGCCTGCTCGCGCTCTCGGTCGCGGCGATGACCGGCATGGTCGCCGAAGCGCGCTTCCGCACCGAGCGCATGCGCGGGGCTGCCGAACTGGGCTATGCCACGGCGACGGACCTTGCCGACTGGCTGGTCCGTCAGGCCAATATCCCCTTCCGCGAGGCCCATCACATCACCGGCAGCGCGGTGAAGCTGGCCGAAAGCCGGGGCATCGCGCTCGACCAGCTTTCGCTCGAAGACCTCAAGGCGATCGATACCCGCATCGACGAGCGCGTCTATGCCGCGCTTTCGGTCGAGGCTTCGGTCGCCGCGCGTTGCAGCCATGGCGGAACCGCCCCGGCTGAGGTAAGGAAGCGCGTTGCCCAGGCCCGCGAGGCACTGGGTCTCCATGGTTTTGCTCTTGAGGAGTAA
- a CDS encoding TlpA family protein disulfide reductase, whose protein sequence is MPSFALSGPESGPDGAKVSDQSLKGKPVVLNLWATWCGPCVAEMPTLDALAAQKGTALRVLAVSQDSAGSADRIRAFRASHAMAHVTTLLDPENTLSFHYDTGVLPTTIVYDAQGREVARVVGAFDWTSPQALALLKAAGA, encoded by the coding sequence ATGCCTTCGTTCGCCCTCTCAGGGCCAGAATCCGGGCCGGATGGCGCGAAGGTTTCAGACCAAAGCCTCAAGGGCAAACCCGTCGTGCTCAACCTGTGGGCGACATGGTGCGGGCCCTGCGTCGCCGAAATGCCCACGCTCGATGCGCTCGCCGCGCAAAAGGGCACGGCCTTGCGCGTGCTGGCCGTTTCGCAGGACAGCGCGGGGAGCGCCGACAGGATCAGGGCATTCCGGGCCAGCCACGCGATGGCCCATGTGACCACCCTGCTCGATCCCGAGAACACCCTCTCGTTCCACTACGACACCGGCGTCCTGCCCACGACCATCGTCTATGATGCGCAAGGCCGCGAAGTGGCCCGCGTGGTCGGCGCCTTCGACTGGACCAGCCCGCAAGCTCTCGCCCTGCTCAAGGCCGCCGGGGCCTGA
- the serS gene encoding serine--tRNA ligase, translating into MHDIRLIRDNPESFDAALARRGVAPVSESLLALDARRREVATRMQEAQSRRNEASKAIGAAMAKGDKDTAEALKAEVATLKTTLPALEDEERDLSAQAAAALAALPNLPLDIVPEGEDEAGNVEVSRWGTPRNFAFAPREHADIGPALGLDFETGALIAGARFTFLRGQMARLQRALAQFMLDHQTGVNGHVECAPPLMVKDEAVFGTGQLPKFAEDLFRTTDGRWLIPTAEVSLTNAVREQILPATALPMRLTALTPCFRSEAGSAGRDTRGYIRQHQFDKVELVTICAPEDSAAEHERMTLAAESVLQALDLPYRKMLLCAGDMGFTARITYDLEVWLPGQGAYREISSCSNCGDFQARRMNARYRPEGAKATEFVHTLNGSGLAVGRTLVAVLENYQQEDGSVEIPAVLAPYMGGITRLVPQS; encoded by the coding sequence ATGCATGACATCCGCCTGATCCGCGACAATCCGGAAAGCTTCGACGCCGCCCTCGCCCGCCGTGGGGTGGCTCCTGTTTCAGAGAGCCTGCTGGCGCTCGATGCGCGCCGCCGCGAGGTGGCCACCCGCATGCAGGAGGCGCAGAGCCGCCGCAACGAGGCTTCGAAGGCCATCGGCGCGGCCATGGCCAAGGGCGACAAGGACACCGCCGAGGCGCTCAAGGCCGAAGTCGCCACGCTCAAGACCACGCTGCCCGCGCTCGAAGACGAGGAACGCGACCTTTCCGCGCAGGCTGCCGCCGCGCTGGCCGCACTGCCCAACCTGCCGCTGGACATCGTGCCCGAGGGCGAGGACGAAGCGGGCAATGTCGAGGTTTCGCGCTGGGGCACCCCGCGTAATTTCGCCTTCGCGCCGCGTGAACATGCCGACATCGGCCCCGCGCTCGGCCTCGATTTCGAAACCGGCGCGCTGATCGCGGGGGCCCGTTTCACGTTCCTGCGCGGCCAGATGGCCCGGCTCCAGCGCGCGCTCGCCCAGTTCATGCTCGATCACCAGACCGGGGTGAACGGCCATGTCGAATGCGCGCCGCCCTTGATGGTCAAAGACGAGGCCGTGTTCGGCACCGGCCAGCTTCCCAAGTTTGCCGAAGACCTGTTCCGCACGACCGACGGGCGCTGGCTGATCCCCACCGCCGAAGTCTCGCTGACCAATGCCGTGCGCGAGCAAATCCTGCCCGCCACGGCCCTGCCGATGCGCCTGACCGCGCTGACCCCGTGCTTCCGCTCGGAAGCGGGCTCTGCCGGGCGCGACACGCGCGGCTACATCCGCCAGCACCAGTTCGACAAAGTCGAGCTGGTCACGATCTGCGCGCCCGAGGATTCGGCGGCCGAGCACGAGCGGATGACGCTGGCGGCAGAATCGGTGCTTCAGGCGCTCGACCTGCCCTATCGCAAGATGCTGCTGTGCGCGGGCGACATGGGCTTTACCGCGCGGATCACCTATGATCTCGAAGTCTGGCTGCCCGGACAGGGCGCCTATCGCGAGATCTCGTCGTGCTCGAACTGCGGCGATTTCCAGGCACGGCGGATGAACGCGCGCTATCGCCCCGAAGGCGCGAAGGCCACCGAGTTCGTCCACACGCTCAACGGCTCGGGCCTTGCCGTCGGGCGCACGCTGGTCGCCGTGCTGGAAAACTACCAGCAGGAAGACGGCAGTGTCGAAATTCCCGCCGTGCTCGCCCCCTACATGGGCGGCATCACCCGGCTGGTTCCGCAAAGCTGA